The segment GAAGGCCACTGCTACACCTGCATGGGCTGCCGCAGCTTCCTGACCCCCTATGTGGACCCCGAGACCGGCAAGCCCAAGTACTACGGCCGGTTCAATCAGGGTGTTGTCACCATCAATCTGGTGGACGTGGCGCTCTCCTCCAAGGGCAACTTTGAGAAGTTCTGGAAGATCTTCGACGAGCGTCTGGCCCTGTGCCACCGCGCACTGCAGGCACGGCACAAGCGGCTGCTGGGCACCCCCAGCGATGCCGCACCCATCCTGTGGCAGTACGGCGCACTGGCCCGACTGAAGAAGGGCGAAAAGATCGACAAGCTGCTGTTCGGCGGCTACTCCACCATCAGTCTGGGCTATGCCGGTCTGTATGAGTGCGTGAAGTATATGACCGGCAAGAGCCACACCGATGCCGGTGCAAAGCCCTTTGCTCTGAGCGTAATGCAGCACATGAACGACAAGTGCAACGCCTGGAAAAAGGCCGAGAACATCGACTACTCCCTCTATGGTACCCCGCTGGAATCCACCACCTACAAGTTCGCCAAGTGCCTGCAGAAGCGCTTTGGCATCGTGCCCGGCATTACCGACAAGAACTATATCACCAACAGCTACCATGTGCATGTGTCGGAACAGATCGATGCCTTCACCAAGCTGAAGTTCGAGAGCGACTTCCAGCGCCTGTCTCCGGGCGGTGCCATCAGCTATGTGGAAGTGCCCAACATGCAGGACAATCTGGAAGCCGTCATAAGTGTGCTGCAGTTCATCTACGACAACATCATGTATGCGGAGCTGAACACCAAGTCGGATTACTGTCAGGTCTGCGGCTATGACGGCGAGATCAAGATCGTGGAGGATGACGGCAAGCTGGTGTGGGAGTGCCCCAAGTGCGGCAACCGCGACCAGAACAAGCTGAACGTTGCCCGCCGCACCTGCGGCTATATCGGCACCCAGTTCTGGAATCAGGGCCGCACGCAGGAGATCAAGGACCGCGTGCTGCATCTGTAATTACGATTCAATGCCCTCCACTTCGTTCTGGGCATAACAGCGGAAAATTTTTTCTATTTCACGTTTGGAGCGGCCTGCGGGCCGCTCCAAACGTATTTTCACCGGAAGGGCCGCAGCGGCAGGCTTCCATTTCTTTGTAAAGTACAGGAATCATATTATGAACTACGCAACCATCAAATACTATGACATCGCCAACGGCCCGGGGGTGCGCACCAGCGTGTTCGTGTCCGGCTGCCGCCACCACTGCCCCGGCTGCTTCAATGCCGTGGCGTGGGACTTTGACTACGGTCAGCCCTTCGACAAACCCACCCGCAATGAGGTGTTTGCATCCTGCCAGCCGGACTATATCGCGGGCCTTTCCCTGCTGGGCGGCGAACCCATGGAGCCGGAAAATCAGCGGGAGCTGCTGCCCTTTGTGCGCAACTTCAAGGCCTTGTACCCCAACAAAACGGTGTGGTGCTATTCCGGCTACACATGGGAGCAGCTGACCGGCAAAGAGCCAAGCCTTGCCCGGTGCGAAGCCACCGACGAGCTGTTGAGCCTGATGGATGTGCTGGTGGACGGCGAATTTGTTGAAGCCAAGCACGATATCTCCCTGCGGTTCCGGGGCAGCAGCAACCAGCGTCTGCTGGATGTGAAAAAGACCCTTGCCGCCGGGGAGCCCGTGTGGTGGGAGGACGAAAAGGTATTCGCCACCCATACCATGGAAAAATGATCAAAACAAAAAGAGCGTTCTGTTTTCCACAAGTTCGGTTTCAAGTGTGGAAAAGCAGAGCGCTCTTATTTTATGTTTTATTCCCGGCTGCCAACTTCGCGGATAATCACCCGCAGAAAGTCCTTGCCGTACATCATCGCCGGGTGCTCACCAACACCGTTGATTCGGATCAATTCATCCATATCACGCGGCTTTTTCTCCACCATCTCCCGCAGGGTGGCATCACTGAACACCATAAAGGCCGGGATATTCTGCTTTCCGGCCAGCCGCTTGCGCTGGGCATACAGCGCGTTCAATAGCTTCTGGTCGAACTCGCTCAGCTCTCCAGCGGTCGTTCTGGCACGACGCGGCTTCTCGCTCAGCCGTCTTGCATTGTCTGCCGCACGGCGGCGGGAATACTCCACCTGCAGCTGGGCTTCCTGCTCTGCAGCCAGACAGCAGGAGCAGTTGCCGCATTTTTTGGGTGCCGCTTCGCCGAAATAGTGCAGCAGAAAGCCACGCAGGCAGTCCTGCGTGGTGGAATAGAAGGTCATATACTTGAGCCGCTCTTCCGCCTTGCGGGCCGCTTCGGCCTTTACATCGGCGGGCAGGCCGTTGTCTGCCTCCATTTCCTTCTCGATGAAGAACCGGATGGTGCGCACATCGGTGCCGGAATAGAGCAGCGTGCACCGGGCGGGCTGTCCATCGCGGCCTGCACGCCCGGCCTCCTGATAATAGCTTTCCAGATCCTTGGGCATATTATAGTGGATCACGAACCGCACGTTGGGCTTGTCGATGCCCATGCCGAAGGCATTGGTGGCCACCATGACCTGCACCCGGTCGTAGAGGAAATCGTCCTGATTCTTTCGCCGGATATCCGCGTCCAGCTTGGCGTGGTAAGCCGCAGCCCGGATGCCCCTGCTCTGCAGAAGACGGGCGGTCTCATCCACCTGCCGGGTGGTGCTGCAGTAGACGATGCCCGCGTTGCTGCCCTCTTTCAGCACAAGATCCAGCAACTCCTTCGGCTTCTGGCTGGGCAGGGCCCGCCGGGTCTCAAAATAGAGGTTCGGACGGTCAAAGCTGGTGGTCACCTCATAGGGTTTCTGCAAGGCCAGCTGTTCCCGGATGTCGTCCCGCACATGGGCGGTAGCCGTTGCCGTGAATGCACCCACCACCGGACGGCTGGGCAGGCTGTCCACAAAGGCTTTGATGCGCAGGTAGCTGGGGCGGAAGTCCTGTCCCCACTGGCTGATGCAGTGGGCCTCGTCCACCGTCACCATACTGATGGTCCGTTCCTGCGCAAACCGCTGGAAGCCCGGCATTTCCAGCCGCTCCGGCGCCACATAGATGATCTTGTACCAGCCCTCCCGGGCGCGGCGCAGCATCAGGGCCTTCTGGTTGTCGGTGAGGCTGTTGTTCAGGAAAGCCGCCGCCACACCGGCCTGCACCAGCGCCCCCACCTGATCCTTCATCAGGCTGACCAGCGGCGACACCACGATGGTGATTCCCGGCAGAAGCAGCGCCGGCACCTGATAGCAGATGGATTTGCCCGCACCGGTGGGCATCACCGCCAGTACATCCTGCCCGGCAAGCAGGCGGCTGACGATTTCCTCCTGCCCGGGGCGGAAGCTGTCGTAGCCAAAAACTTTTTTCAAGATGCTGTGCGGGTTTTCCATGGGTCCCTCCGTTGTATCTGATGGGCAGTTCTCTGCGCCGTGCTTTTCAAAACTCTATCAGTATACCATAAAAGCCGGGCTTTTGCGCGGGCACAGAACCCGTTTTTCAGCAAAAAGCACGAAATGTCAAAAGTAATTTTTTTGCAAATGATAGCTTTTCAGGCGCGAAAATGATATAATAGGAGCACATAACTCCATGTCCGGCGGTTTTTTGTGCGCCGACTGTTGATAGAAAAAGGAGCAATCATCTTATGCAGCAGAAACTCATCACCTTTGCCGTTCCGTGCTACAACTCGGCGGCATATATGCGCCATTGCATCGAGACCCTGCTTTCTGCCGGAGAGCAGGCCGAGATCATCCTTGTGGACGACGGTTCCGTGAAGGACGATACCCCCGCCATCTGCGACGAGTACGCCGCCAAATATCCCACCATCGTCAAAGCCATCCATCAGGAAAATGGCGGCCACGGTGAGGGCGTCAATCAGGGCATCCGCAACGCCACCGGCCTGTACTATAAGGTAGTGGACAGCGACGACTGGCTGGACACTGACGCCCTGAAAAAGGTTCTGGCCCGCCTGACCACTCTGGTGGCCCGCGGCACCGCGCCGGACATGATGATCTGCAACTACGTGTACGAGCATGTGGAGGACAACACCACCCTGACCGTGCGCTACACCAATGTGTTCCCCCAGAACCGCCTGTTCAACTGGACCCATGTGGGCCACTTCCGCCCGGACCAGAACATCCTGATGCACTCGGTGATGTACCGCACCGAGGTGCTGCGCAAGTGCGGCATGGTGCTGCCCAAGCACACCTTCTATGTGGACAACATCTTTGTCTACCAGCCCCTGCCCTACGTCAAAAGCATGTACTACATGGATCTGGATCTGTACCGCTACTTCATCGGCCGTGCCGACCAGAGCGTGAACGAGAGCATCATGGTCAAGCGGGTGGATCAGCAGCTGCGGGTCACCCGGCACATGATCGACTGTCAGGATCTGGACGCACTGAAGAATCAGAGACGTCTGCATGCCTACATGGTGCACTATCTGTCCGTGATGATGGCCGTGAGCGACATCTTCCTGCTGCTGGACGGCAGCGACGAGGCAAAGGCCAAGCGCACCGGGCTGTGGCAGTACCTCAAGGACCACGTAAGCACCGGCGTTTACCGCGCCGTGCGCTACAATCTGGGCGGTCTGACCGACCTGAAGTTCCCCGGCGGCGACAAGCTCACGCTGGGCGTCTACCGCCAGCTGCGCAAGATCTTCAAATTCAACTGATCGATCCGATCCAAGGCTGTCGTGCACAATGCATGACAGCCTTTTCTTTTGTCTGCCCGGCCTTATTTTCTCTACTTTTCTGCGTAAAAGGTTATTTTTTGTCGAAATAGCACGTAATCATTGACGAACGCTGTTCTTTTTTGTATACTGAGCATAGCGCCACTGGAACAATTTTCCTATTGTGTCACAGATTGGCTATCACAGGAAAAGGAAAAGGATAAAGGAGAATAGAATACTATGAAAAGTACCGGAATTGTCCGCGGCATCGATGCGCTGGGCCGCATCGTTCTGCCCAAGGAGCTGCGCACCAGTATGCATCTGGACACCGACACCAAGCTCGAGATCTTTGTGGATGGGGATTCCATCGTGCTCAAAAAGCACCGTCCCGCCGGCAGCTGCGATTTCTGCGGCGAGGTGGACGAAGCCTCGGTGCAGTTTGCAGGCTACTGCATCTGCCCGGCCTGCCGCCGCAAGATCAGCGCCCTGTAAAAAACGCAAAAAGGAGGCTCTGCCATGAGCCAGATGATCGATTTCACCGTCCCGTCCACCGTGCCGGGGCGGTCGCTGCACGCCTTCCGCTGCGTGCCGGACGGCGAGGTGAAAGCCATTCTGCAGCTGTCCCACGGCATGGTGGAGTTCATCGACCGGTATAAGCCGCTGGCAGAATATCTTGCCGGGCGGGGCATTCTGGTCACCGGCCACGACCATCTGGGTCATGGCGGCTCCATCCGCACCAGGGACGATTACGGCTATTTTGCCGAGCCGGACGGCAACCGCGCCGTGCTGGCCGACCTGCACGCCATGACGGTGCGCACCAAAGAGCTTTACCCGGGAGTACCCTATTTTTTGCTGGGCCACAGCATGGGTTCCTTTTATGCCCGGCAGTATTTGTGCGAATACGGCCATGAGCTGGATGGAGCCATCATCATGGGCACCGGCTTCCAGCCCAAAGCGCTGGTGCAGTTTGCCAAGACCCTCTGCCGGGTGCTGGCGGTCTTTCATGGCTGGCACTACCGCAGCAATTTTGTGGCGCACACCTCATTTCTGGGCTACAACAAGGGGCTGGAGGGCCGCACCACCCACGACTGGCTCAACCGCGACCCCGCCGAGGTGGACAAATATCTGGCGGACGAGCGCTGCACCTTTACCTTCACGCTGAACGCCTACTACAGCATGTTCAGCGGCATCCTGCGCCTGCACGACCCGGCCTTCCTTGCAAAAATGCCCAAAGACCTGCCGCTGCTCTTCCTTGCCGGTGACGCCGACCCGGTGGGCGAACAGGGCAAGGGCGTGCGCCGCGCCATCCAGAGCCTGAAAGACGCCGGAGTGCAGAACATTGAATGCAAGCTGTACCCCGGTGCCCGGCACGAGCTGCTGGTGGAAACGAACAAGCAGGAAGTGTTTGCGGACATCGGTAACTGGCTGGACAAACAATTACAGCACTGAAAAAAATTCCCCCATCAAGTGGCCGGAAAAGCCACTTGACGGGGGATCTTTGTTTTACGAACCTCCTTCAAAAACCTCGCCCTCGACGGTCACGGCGCTGACGCGCTTTCCATTATGCTGGAATGTTGCCTGCATTTTAAATTCTTTTATAATTTCATTTAATTGCTCATTGGTTTTGATATCGGCATTATAGCCATAGACGAGAAAGTCTTTATCTCCCGTGAACTGGATCTCGTTCGGCACATTATTCCCGTACTGAACATTTAAAGCATAATCTTTCAGTTCCGTTCCGTTGACCACTATCGTAAAATCATCTTTTTTCAATGTAATGGTCTGCGCGGCGTCTTTTGCTTTTATTTTGACCGTGCAGCCGAACGCTGTACCATCTTCGGGGACTTGGATATAAAACGCTCTGGAAAATCTTATCCGCAGATCGCCCATGTCGATCCACTCGCCAAATAAGGTCGGGTATTCTCTGCAGCAGCCGGTCATCATCCCGGCAGAAGTCAGCAGCAGCGCTCCGGCACCGGTCAGTTCCATAAATTTTCGGCGGGAAATTTCTTGCAGCATGGTGTTTCCTCCTTTGGTCGTAAAGCGTTTCTCTTTTTTTCAGTATAACAGCTCTTTTCTTTTTGCACAACGGACGTTCACGCCGTTTTCAGGGCCATTCACGCAGGGATGCCAAACTTTCAAGCCTTTCTTTGTACAGTTTCGCCAAAGCAAAAACATCCACAGCCTGAAAGACGCCGGCGTGCAGAACATTGAATGCAAACTGTACCCCACATCCCGAAACCGCTGCGCAGCGTTTTGTGCGGCGGTTTCTTTTTTCGCCGGTTTCCGGGCGCTCCGCACTTTTTCACAAATGTTTCACATTTTGTTCTTCCGGCGGTTCTGCAACAGCACCGTCTCAAGCCGTCACAGCAGCATCACAGTACCGTCTCAGCACTGTTTCATTACCGTTTCAAAAGCGTTTCAAACCGTTCCGTTCAAATTTCCATATTCTACCATTTTCCCGTCTTTTTGTGTCATTTGTTAGAATTATACCTGTACTTTTTAGGCACTCTGTCTAATTTTCAGCGTTTTTTCAAGCACTCTCCCCCTTGTTGACAGGCTCCCAAAAGTGTGATATACCCAAATCACAAGCATAAACTCCGGGATCGGTCAATGAGGGCCGGTACGGTTTATGTCCCTTTTATAACATGTGAAGATCTGGAAGGAGAGAGTGATCATGACGAACAAAAAATTCAAGCTAGCGGCAATGTCTCTGGCTTTGACCGCCTGTGTTGCGGCAAGCCCTCTGGCAGCAAATGCAGAATCTGCGGGCACTGAGGCAACCAGCTCTGCTCCTGCGGTGGAAACACCTGCCCCTGCGGCTGAGCCTTCCGCTGAGAACGCTCCTGCTACCAACGAAACCAAGCAGGAGTCCACTAATGAG is part of the Faecalibacterium sp. HTF-F genome and harbors:
- the nrdG gene encoding anaerobic ribonucleoside-triphosphate reductase activating protein; the encoded protein is MNYATIKYYDIANGPGVRTSVFVSGCRHHCPGCFNAVAWDFDYGQPFDKPTRNEVFASCQPDYIAGLSLLGGEPMEPENQRELLPFVRNFKALYPNKTVWCYSGYTWEQLTGKEPSLARCEATDELLSLMDVLVDGEFVEAKHDISLRFRGSSNQRLLDVKKTLAAGEPVWWEDEKVFATHTMEK
- a CDS encoding RecQ family ATP-dependent DNA helicase; the protein is MENPHSILKKVFGYDSFRPGQEEIVSRLLAGQDVLAVMPTGAGKSICYQVPALLLPGITIVVSPLVSLMKDQVGALVQAGVAAAFLNNSLTDNQKALMLRRAREGWYKIIYVAPERLEMPGFQRFAQERTISMVTVDEAHCISQWGQDFRPSYLRIKAFVDSLPSRPVVGAFTATATAHVRDDIREQLALQKPYEVTTSFDRPNLYFETRRALPSQKPKELLDLVLKEGSNAGIVYCSTTRQVDETARLLQSRGIRAAAYHAKLDADIRRKNQDDFLYDRVQVMVATNAFGMGIDKPNVRFVIHYNMPKDLESYYQEAGRAGRDGQPARCTLLYSGTDVRTIRFFIEKEMEADNGLPADVKAEAARKAEERLKYMTFYSTTQDCLRGFLLHYFGEAAPKKCGNCSCCLAAEQEAQLQVEYSRRRAADNARRLSEKPRRARTTAGELSEFDQKLLNALYAQRKRLAGKQNIPAFMVFSDATLREMVEKKPRDMDELIRINGVGEHPAMMYGKDFLRVIIREVGSRE
- a CDS encoding glycosyltransferase family 2 protein; translated protein: MQQKLITFAVPCYNSAAYMRHCIETLLSAGEQAEIILVDDGSVKDDTPAICDEYAAKYPTIVKAIHQENGGHGEGVNQGIRNATGLYYKVVDSDDWLDTDALKKVLARLTTLVARGTAPDMMICNYVYEHVEDNTTLTVRYTNVFPQNRLFNWTHVGHFRPDQNILMHSVMYRTEVLRKCGMVLPKHTFYVDNIFVYQPLPYVKSMYYMDLDLYRYFIGRADQSVNESIMVKRVDQQLRVTRHMIDCQDLDALKNQRRLHAYMVHYLSVMMAVSDIFLLLDGSDEAKAKRTGLWQYLKDHVSTGVYRAVRYNLGGLTDLKFPGGDKLTLGVYRQLRKIFKFN
- a CDS encoding AbrB/MazE/SpoVT family DNA-binding domain-containing protein gives rise to the protein MKSTGIVRGIDALGRIVLPKELRTSMHLDTDTKLEIFVDGDSIVLKKHRPAGSCDFCGEVDEASVQFAGYCICPACRRKISAL
- a CDS encoding alpha/beta fold hydrolase; its protein translation is MSQMIDFTVPSTVPGRSLHAFRCVPDGEVKAILQLSHGMVEFIDRYKPLAEYLAGRGILVTGHDHLGHGGSIRTRDDYGYFAEPDGNRAVLADLHAMTVRTKELYPGVPYFLLGHSMGSFYARQYLCEYGHELDGAIIMGTGFQPKALVQFAKTLCRVLAVFHGWHYRSNFVAHTSFLGYNKGLEGRTTHDWLNRDPAEVDKYLADERCTFTFTLNAYYSMFSGILRLHDPAFLAKMPKDLPLLFLAGDADPVGEQGKGVRRAIQSLKDAGVQNIECKLYPGARHELLVETNKQEVFADIGNWLDKQLQH